In a single window of the Pseudorca crassidens isolate mPseCra1 chromosome 9, mPseCra1.hap1, whole genome shotgun sequence genome:
- the DUSP8 gene encoding dual specificity protein phosphatase 8 isoform X1, translated as MAGDRLPRKVMDAKKLASLLRGGPGGPLVIDSRSFVEYNSWHVLSSVNICCSKLVKRRLQQGKVTIAELIQPTCRSQVEATEPQDVVVYDQSTRDASVLAADSFLSILLSKLDGCFDSVAILTGGFATFSSCFPGLCEGKPAALLPMSLSQPCLPVPSVGLTRILPHLYLGSQKDVLNKDLMTQNGISYVLNASNSCPKPDFICESRFLRIPINDNYCEKLLPWLDKSIEFIDKAKLSSCQVIVHCLAGISRSATIAIAYIMKTMGMSSDDAYRFVKDRRPSISPNFNFLGQLLEYERSLKLLAALQGDGASHPGTPEPLPGPAAPLPPLPPPTSESAATGSAAAITTREGAQVGGGETPTPAPAPATSALQQGLRGLHLSSDRLQDTNRLKRSFSLDIKSAYAPSRQPEDPGPPDPGEASKLCKLDSPSGGVLSLPSPSPDSPDAPPEPRPRLRRRPRPLAGSPAPGLGLNFGDAARQTPRLGLSALSAPGLPGPSQPAGPGGWAPPLDSPGTPSPDGPWCCSPEGAQGAGGARFAPFGRASGPGAGGGDLRRRETARPEARDARTGWPDEPAPETQFKRRSCQMEFEEGMVEGRARGEERAALGKQASFSGSAEVIEVS; from the exons ATGGCCGGGGACCGGCTCCCTCGGAAGGTGATGGATGCCAAGAAGCTGGCCAGCCTGCTGCGGGGTGGGCCCGGGGGCCCACTGGTCATTGACAGCCGCTCCTTCGTggagtacaacagctggcacgtGCTCAGCTCCGTCAACATCTGCTGCTCCAAGCTGGTGAAGCGGCGACTGCAGCAGGGCAAGGTGACCATCGCGGAGCTGATCCAGCCCACCTGTCGCAGCCAG GTGGAGGCCACGGAGCCGCAGGACGTGGTAGTCTATGACCAGAGCACAAGGGACGCCAGCGTGCTGGCCGCAGACAGCTTCCTCTCCATCCTGCTCAGCAAGCTGGACGGCTGCTTCGACAGCGTGGCCATCCTCACAG GGGGCTTTGCCACCTTCTCCTCCTGCTTCCCCGGCCTCTGTGAGGGCAAGCCTGCCGCCCTGCTGCCCATGAgcctctcccagccctgcctgcccgtGCCCAGCGTGGGCCTGACCCGCATCCTGCCTCACCTCTACCTGGGCTCCCAGAAGGATGTCCTGAACAAG gaCCTGATGACCCAAAACGGAATAAGCTACGTCCTCAACGCCAGCAACTCCTGCCCCAAGCCTGACTTCATCTGTGAGAGCCGCTTCCTGCGCATTCCCATCAATGACAACTACTGTGAAAAGCTGCTGCCCTGGCTGGACAAGTCCATCGAGTTCATCG ATAAAGCCAAGCTGTCCAGCTGCCAGGTCATCGTCCACTGTCTGGCCGGCATCTCCCGCTCCGCTACCATCGCCATCGCTTACATCATGAAGACCATGGGCATGTCCTCCGACGACGCCTACAG GTTCGTGAAGGACCGTCGCCCGTCCATTTCGCCCAACTTCAATTTCCTGGGCCAGCTGCTGGAGTACGAACGCAGCCTGAAGCTGCTGGCCGCCCTGCAGGGCGACGGGGCATCCCACCCTGGGACCCCAGAGCCCCTCCCGGGCCCTGCCGCCCCACTGCCGCCGCTGCCACCACCTACCTCAGAGAGTGCTGCCACCGGGAGCGCAGCGGCCATCACCACCAGGGAGGGCGCacaggtggggggtggggagacccccacccccgccccggccccggccaCCAGCGCGCTACAGCAGGGCCTGCGTGGCCTGCACCTCTCCTCTGACCGCCTCCAGGACACCAACCGCCTCAAGCGCTCCTTCTCGCTGGACATCAAGTCGGCCTACGCGCCGAGCCGGCAGCCCGAAGACCCCGGGCCCCCCGACCCCGGGGAGGCCTCCAAACTCTGCAAACTGGACAGCCCATCGGGGGGCGTGCTGagcctgccctcccccagccccgacAGCCCGGACGCGCCGCCTGAGCCACGCCCCAGGCTCCGCCGGCGGCCCCGGCCCCTGGCCGGCTCCCCGGCGCCCGGCCTCGGCCTGAACTTCGGTGACGCCGCCCGGCAGACTCCGCGGCTCGGCCTCTCGGCCCTGTCGGCGCCCGGGCTGCCCGGCCCTAGCCAGCCGGCCGGCCCTGGCGGCTGGGCGCCACCGCTCGACTCCCCGGGCACACCGTCCCCCGACGGGCCCTGGTGCTGCAGCCCCGAGGGCGCGCAGGGCGCGGGCGGTGCGCGGTTCGCACCCTTCGGCCGGGCCAGCGGGCCGGGCGCGGGAGGCGGCGACCTGCGGCGGCGGGAGACGGCGAGGCCCGAGGCCCGGGACGCGAGGACCGGCTGGCCCGACGAGCCGGCCCCGGAGACACAGTTCAAGCGCCGCAGCTGCCAGATGGAGTTTGAGGAGGGCATGGTGGAGGGGCGCGCGCGCGGCGAGGAACGGGCCGCCCTGGGCAAGCAGGCCAGCTTCTCGGGCAGTGCGGAGGTCATCGAGGTGTCCTGA
- the DUSP8 gene encoding dual specificity protein phosphatase 8 isoform X2 codes for MPRPSPHSCSAGDVRWGRAWEREPSPLSGGRSCPSRLRPGARPCGMRAGDVAAGGSARARRPRTLVGDGGGSSPCAEGGFATFSSCFPGLCEGKPAALLPMSLSQPCLPVPSVGLTRILPHLYLGSQKDVLNKDLMTQNGISYVLNASNSCPKPDFICESRFLRIPINDNYCEKLLPWLDKSIEFIDKAKLSSCQVIVHCLAGISRSATIAIAYIMKTMGMSSDDAYRFVKDRRPSISPNFNFLGQLLEYERSLKLLAALQGDGASHPGTPEPLPGPAAPLPPLPPPTSESAATGSAAAITTREGAQVGGGETPTPAPAPATSALQQGLRGLHLSSDRLQDTNRLKRSFSLDIKSAYAPSRQPEDPGPPDPGEASKLCKLDSPSGGVLSLPSPSPDSPDAPPEPRPRLRRRPRPLAGSPAPGLGLNFGDAARQTPRLGLSALSAPGLPGPSQPAGPGGWAPPLDSPGTPSPDGPWCCSPEGAQGAGGARFAPFGRASGPGAGGGDLRRRETARPEARDARTGWPDEPAPETQFKRRSCQMEFEEGMVEGRARGEERAALGKQASFSGSAEVIEVS; via the exons ATGCCgcgcccctccccccacagctGCTCCGCTGGTGACGTCCGGTGGGGGCGGGCATGGGAAAGGGAGCCTAGCCCTTTAAGCGGCGGGCGGTCCTGCCCAAGCCGGCTGCGCCCCGGTGCGCGTCCCTGCGGAATGCGGGCTGGTGATGTCGCCGCAGGAGGCTCAGCCCGCGCGCGTCGCCCTCGCACCCTGGTCGGAGACGGCGGAGGGAGCAGCCCCTGCGCGGAGG GGGGCTTTGCCACCTTCTCCTCCTGCTTCCCCGGCCTCTGTGAGGGCAAGCCTGCCGCCCTGCTGCCCATGAgcctctcccagccctgcctgcccgtGCCCAGCGTGGGCCTGACCCGCATCCTGCCTCACCTCTACCTGGGCTCCCAGAAGGATGTCCTGAACAAG gaCCTGATGACCCAAAACGGAATAAGCTACGTCCTCAACGCCAGCAACTCCTGCCCCAAGCCTGACTTCATCTGTGAGAGCCGCTTCCTGCGCATTCCCATCAATGACAACTACTGTGAAAAGCTGCTGCCCTGGCTGGACAAGTCCATCGAGTTCATCG ATAAAGCCAAGCTGTCCAGCTGCCAGGTCATCGTCCACTGTCTGGCCGGCATCTCCCGCTCCGCTACCATCGCCATCGCTTACATCATGAAGACCATGGGCATGTCCTCCGACGACGCCTACAG GTTCGTGAAGGACCGTCGCCCGTCCATTTCGCCCAACTTCAATTTCCTGGGCCAGCTGCTGGAGTACGAACGCAGCCTGAAGCTGCTGGCCGCCCTGCAGGGCGACGGGGCATCCCACCCTGGGACCCCAGAGCCCCTCCCGGGCCCTGCCGCCCCACTGCCGCCGCTGCCACCACCTACCTCAGAGAGTGCTGCCACCGGGAGCGCAGCGGCCATCACCACCAGGGAGGGCGCacaggtggggggtggggagacccccacccccgccccggccccggccaCCAGCGCGCTACAGCAGGGCCTGCGTGGCCTGCACCTCTCCTCTGACCGCCTCCAGGACACCAACCGCCTCAAGCGCTCCTTCTCGCTGGACATCAAGTCGGCCTACGCGCCGAGCCGGCAGCCCGAAGACCCCGGGCCCCCCGACCCCGGGGAGGCCTCCAAACTCTGCAAACTGGACAGCCCATCGGGGGGCGTGCTGagcctgccctcccccagccccgacAGCCCGGACGCGCCGCCTGAGCCACGCCCCAGGCTCCGCCGGCGGCCCCGGCCCCTGGCCGGCTCCCCGGCGCCCGGCCTCGGCCTGAACTTCGGTGACGCCGCCCGGCAGACTCCGCGGCTCGGCCTCTCGGCCCTGTCGGCGCCCGGGCTGCCCGGCCCTAGCCAGCCGGCCGGCCCTGGCGGCTGGGCGCCACCGCTCGACTCCCCGGGCACACCGTCCCCCGACGGGCCCTGGTGCTGCAGCCCCGAGGGCGCGCAGGGCGCGGGCGGTGCGCGGTTCGCACCCTTCGGCCGGGCCAGCGGGCCGGGCGCGGGAGGCGGCGACCTGCGGCGGCGGGAGACGGCGAGGCCCGAGGCCCGGGACGCGAGGACCGGCTGGCCCGACGAGCCGGCCCCGGAGACACAGTTCAAGCGCCGCAGCTGCCAGATGGAGTTTGAGGAGGGCATGGTGGAGGGGCGCGCGCGCGGCGAGGAACGGGCCGCCCTGGGCAAGCAGGCCAGCTTCTCGGGCAGTGCGGAGGTCATCGAGGTGTCCTGA